The genomic interval CTTTCCCGCGAATATTTCCACTCCTCCTCGCGGGAAATCGGCATCAGGGAAAACGTCATCGAAGCCCTTCGAACCATAGAATCCATCGATCCCGAGGCCTACTGCAGGCAATATAAATCTCAGCTCAACCGCATCCCGCCATTCGTCATTCTCATCCCCTCTTACGGGGATACCGGGATGTGCTGGGAACCCTTCGACCGCTACAACCGCGTCACCAGCCGCGGCCGCATAGCGATCCCGATGTACGCTAAAAATCTGCAGATTGCCGTGTTGACCGCAGTCGCGGATCTTCGCTGGCAGGTCGCAAAGGAAAAAGCCTCCTACTACTGGATGGAAGAAGGCCTTACCGGCAACTATTACCAGTGGTTCCAGGGACAAAAGCTCAAAGGAGACGTCAAGGAATACTTCATCAACGACTATCTGCTGTGGATGCTGAAGGAAAGCGACGGAATCCAGAAACTGAACAAGGAAGTACGGGGAATTTTCTGGCGCTATATGCCCTTCCATAAAGACGTCAAACAAAAACTTAAAGGACGGGCCCTCGTGTATCAGGAGCTTTGCCAGAGAGACCTCAACCGCGAAATGTCCGACGGCTACTGAACGCGGCGCCGCCGAAGAGCGTTCAAGCAGAACGTAAAAAAAAGCCTTTCGCGTGGTCTTCAAGACCCGGCGGAAGGCTTTTTTCGTCGAATCAATCCAGATTCGGTTTTCTTTTTCTCGGATTTGAAAACAAAGGCTCCATCTTGTCCGAAAGATGAAAGCGTTCAATAACCCAGCGGGTAAGACGCTGATAGGCGAACATGGCCAGAACGATCCCCGCGACGAAGGCGAACGGAACGATCGTGCCGACGCTGTTTCCGAAATACGGAACCAACAAGCTCACCCCGTACAAGGCCAGTCCGATAAACAGAATCGCGAGAATAACATTCACCACGGTGCCGCCGAGTATAAAAAGAAGCGTATTCGCTTTTTTATTCATTTCGCGTCTCCTCGAGAGTCCTTCATCATGAAAAGGATGCTGATTAACAACAGAATGCCGCATACGACTACAGCCGAATCGGCTACATTGAAGGTAGGCCAGCGTTCAAGGCCGAAAAGTCCATAAAACTTTACATCCAGGAAATCAAGAACGCCTTCGGGCCGGAAGAACCTGTCGATCAAATTGCCCAGCCCCCCGCCGACGATACCCGCCACGCACCACCGCTGAAGCGAAGTCAGGTCTGTGCTTCTGAAATACACCCCGATTACGATCACGATCACGATCAAGGGCATAAGCCCGAAGAGGATGCTCCGGATATCATGCGAAAGCCCTCCGCCGATGCTGAACGCGATTCCGGGATTATACACATGAATTATACGAAAAAAGTCGCCCCAGAGCGAAAAACCGACAGACCAGGGACGAACCAAAACGCTCACCGCGAGCTTCGTCAGTTGATCTGCCGCCAGGACGGCGGCTGTCAGGGAAAACGGCAACAGTTTCGCCAGAAATTTAGTATCCATACGAACCCTCGAATGTAAAAGTTAGGTTCATTGTACCTATAAACCGGTGGGTACGTCTATAAAAACCGTATCCAGGGAGGTTTCCCGTCCGAGCCGTTCGGCAAGCAGCTTCACGCCGACTGTTTCAGTCTGGTAATGGCCTCCGGAAATCACCGATATCCCCTGCTCTAAACAGGCATGATATATTTCATGGCTGACGTCTCCGGTTATGAACAGATCGCATCCTTCGGCGATGGCCTGGTGAACCTCGTCGGTCGCGCCTCCGGAAACCACGGCGGCCGAATGTATTTCCCGCGGTCCGAACGGCAGAA from Teretinema zuelzerae carries:
- a CDS encoding leader peptide processing enzyme, which produces MNKKANTLLFILGGTVVNVILAILFIGLALYGVSLLVPYFGNSVGTIVPFAFVAGIVLAMFAYQRLTRWVIERFHLSDKMEPLFSNPRKRKPNLD
- the lspA gene encoding signal peptidase II; this translates as MDTKFLAKLLPFSLTAAVLAADQLTKLAVSVLVRPWSVGFSLWGDFFRIIHVYNPGIAFSIGGGLSHDIRSILFGLMPLIVIVIVIGVYFRSTDLTSLQRWCVAGIVGGGLGNLIDRFFRPEGVLDFLDVKFYGLFGLERWPTFNVADSAVVVCGILLLISILFMMKDSRGDAK